A genomic segment from Polyangium mundeleinium encodes:
- a CDS encoding TonB-dependent receptor produces the protein MRRPNRVFLLCAPALATAIVCFGSDALAQGGATVQGKVLNAATNQPVPDVVVTATSPALQGEEIAVTDRAGNYRIPSLPPGDSYVIRADGGSGFRPFASKPFTLRAGGTALVQIQILPETIDSGIVILVEATPPVIDYTTGVKTSVGPEFTRRVPTNPPTGKGGATRSFEGLATIAPGTFTDTYGVSVNGTTSPENGFVIDGLSANDAAFGILGTPLSSEFVREVNVITAGYLPEYGRSIGGVMDVVTKSGSNAFHGSFFSAITPGALEGERTRIPRAGSTIQTNPSLATIQDIGFELGGPLLRDRLWFFTGMSLAIQKTRLERTLNKLLYVENPDGTPAVDSMGNPIPIRDSETGFQQTSLLPGTKTTQYATSRTYQYIGKLTFKANQDHNISLSVFGVPQTSGGSGDYPFNLQTGGSAPNLQGPYSAFGGINESFSNNVVLKTSSSFKDKKYLLDTTIGWVYGSVTQAAADGSGVADIGSPGTMAGIPNVGWRRSSGGRYPITEFENLPAAAREACAPGGSQEIAALYCPVVNYATGGPGLLREASQNRIQGRAIFTAIGSLLGQHILKAGIDFEALDYTSARGVSGGNAFRETPDGAFFLDARRFGFMEGPDRPVFLNSFSTTSRSYTVGGFVQDSWNILERVTLNLGVRYDAQVVTGNDGRIGMTLPNQWSPRVGVIWDPTRKGRAKIFGNFARFYQAITLNLVDRSFPGELQVYSLRGSNVCDPRDPAQVRGACDDPQNLTTITGNTDPTRKFGATGSDRVPSIRTSSLSPPTSSSSAANTKSSPARASAARTPTKRSTMPSRT, from the coding sequence GTGAGACGGCCGAATCGAGTATTTCTCCTCTGCGCGCCGGCCCTCGCCACGGCGATCGTCTGCTTCGGCAGCGATGCGCTCGCGCAGGGCGGTGCCACCGTGCAGGGCAAGGTCCTCAATGCCGCGACGAACCAGCCGGTCCCGGACGTCGTCGTCACGGCCACCTCGCCCGCGCTCCAGGGCGAGGAAATCGCCGTGACCGACAGGGCAGGCAATTACCGCATTCCGAGCTTGCCGCCAGGCGACTCGTACGTCATTCGCGCCGACGGCGGCAGCGGCTTCCGGCCTTTTGCCTCCAAGCCCTTCACGCTCCGCGCGGGCGGCACGGCGCTCGTCCAGATCCAGATCCTGCCCGAGACCATCGATTCCGGCATCGTGATCCTCGTGGAAGCCACGCCGCCCGTGATCGATTACACGACCGGCGTCAAGACCAGCGTCGGCCCCGAGTTCACCCGGCGCGTCCCGACGAACCCGCCCACCGGCAAAGGCGGCGCGACCCGCTCCTTCGAGGGCCTCGCCACCATCGCCCCCGGCACCTTCACGGACACCTACGGCGTCTCCGTCAATGGCACGACCTCCCCGGAGAACGGCTTCGTCATCGACGGCCTCTCCGCGAACGACGCCGCGTTCGGCATCCTCGGCACGCCGCTCTCCAGCGAGTTCGTCCGCGAGGTCAACGTCATCACGGCCGGCTATTTGCCCGAATATGGCCGCTCGATCGGCGGCGTCATGGATGTCGTCACGAAGAGCGGCTCGAACGCGTTCCACGGCTCCTTCTTCAGCGCCATCACGCCCGGCGCGCTCGAGGGCGAGCGCACCCGGATTCCACGCGCGGGAAGCACCATCCAGACGAACCCGAGCCTCGCGACCATCCAGGACATCGGCTTCGAGCTCGGCGGCCCCCTTCTGCGTGATCGACTCTGGTTCTTCACCGGCATGAGCCTCGCGATCCAGAAGACGCGCCTCGAGCGCACGCTGAACAAGCTCCTCTACGTCGAAAACCCGGACGGCACGCCCGCCGTGGACTCCATGGGGAACCCCATTCCGATCCGCGATTCCGAGACCGGGTTTCAGCAGACCTCGCTCCTGCCGGGGACGAAGACCACCCAGTACGCCACGAGCCGGACGTACCAGTACATCGGAAAGCTCACGTTCAAGGCCAACCAGGACCACAACATCTCGCTCTCGGTCTTCGGCGTGCCGCAGACCTCCGGCGGCAGCGGCGATTATCCGTTCAACCTCCAGACCGGCGGCTCCGCGCCGAACCTGCAAGGGCCGTACTCGGCGTTCGGCGGGATCAACGAATCGTTCTCGAACAACGTCGTCCTGAAGACCTCCTCGTCCTTCAAGGACAAAAAGTACCTGCTCGATACGACGATCGGCTGGGTCTACGGTTCGGTCACCCAGGCCGCCGCCGACGGCAGCGGCGTCGCCGACATCGGCTCGCCGGGCACCATGGCGGGGATCCCGAACGTCGGGTGGCGCAGGTCCTCGGGCGGACGGTATCCGATCACCGAATTCGAGAACCTCCCGGCGGCCGCGCGCGAGGCGTGCGCGCCCGGCGGCAGCCAGGAGATCGCCGCGCTCTATTGCCCCGTCGTCAACTACGCCACGGGCGGCCCCGGCCTTTTGCGCGAGGCTTCTCAGAACCGCATCCAGGGCCGGGCCATCTTCACCGCGATCGGCAGCCTCCTCGGCCAGCACATCCTCAAGGCCGGCATTGATTTCGAGGCCCTCGATTACACCAGCGCCCGCGGCGTGAGCGGCGGCAATGCGTTCCGCGAGACCCCCGACGGCGCCTTTTTCCTCGACGCCCGCCGTTTCGGCTTCATGGAAGGCCCCGACCGCCCCGTCTTCTTGAACTCGTTCTCCACCACCTCGCGCTCCTATACCGTGGGCGGGTTCGTCCAGGATAGCTGGAACATCCTCGAGCGTGTCACGCTGAACCTCGGCGTCCGTTACGACGCGCAGGTCGTCACGGGCAATGACGGCCGCATTGGCATGACGCTCCCGAACCAGTGGTCGCCCCGCGTCGGCGTCATCTGGGATCCGACCCGAAAAGGCCGGGCCAAGATCTTCGGCAATTTCGCGCGGTTTTACCAGGCCATCACCCTGAACCTCGTCGACCGCTCCTTCCCCGGCGAGCTCCAGGTCTACTCCCTGCGCGGATCCAACGTCTGCGATCCGCGGGATCCCGCGCAGGTCCGCGGCGCTTGTGACGATCCGCAGAACCTCACCACGATCACCGGAAACACCGATCCCACCCGGAAATTCGGCGCCACCGGCTCCGACCGTGTCCCGTCGATCCGGACATCAAGCCTCAGTCCTCCGACCAGCTCGTCCTCGGCGGCGAATACGAAATCTTCACCGGCGCGCGCATCGGCGGCGCGTACACCCACCAAACGCTCAACCATGCCGTCGAGGACATGA
- a CDS encoding ion transporter, with protein sequence MAPRAPSLPRRVAALLDKRPVKIALAICILVSLLPLPRLENALRPVFLVVFTIELALRWIALRRPREEIKRFEWFFLVVDLLALLSFVPFEQIGDPRYVAPLLSLRLARLLLLLRFARELAADVYSIVTRREQLQQFGLVTVAVWSLAFGAAVVLDHLAIRYDYTGEGIGADADFFDRVWWAFRQLESADNLVGSIRVPAPIAVLSLGLTIVGVFVVSFIIGIGSNIVDQVVRAERRRTVDYDEHSLVIGPVHEAEMLVREFARLYERNRILRSFFRPVEILQWLLGRGAMPRRHALPRMALLGTTENPPGYLYEPMMRWVMYREGDGWDPDALARVSAATAKRAILLSRADAGPDADAVTTMTLASFRAQNHDAQVFVEVVESENRALVMAIGGPHTFPLDMPRFLGLFLCQHLVTPGVEALYTDLMTADGSEFYTHMFVEPGEAEAIEALGGEDGFVPFERLARAAYEERGVLLTGVFLGETMPRRTRGLVPVANLEQWLNPLRDPEVGSGAWKLGARAGQISTKLLRGIIGVTATYAPLRRYGRDLVMGRGITRADPPEAPRPEVRTWAEDTHMARGLLSRVLVVGYSPALPSMVQELARFMPGVDATLVLGERGDERMPLAARLASLGIGIERDVPPPGREGVTMPLEHGGRVTVYTQRGHDLASFAVACAKKGGPVGAVIFLSEPDAVDRDARTTLRLLRFVAALERGELARGERLHVLAEFASVQKGEHARRLVDAKKCGFASADRLRLSLVSTDRIKNYFMVHSAFVPGVTALYDEILGEYGQEIVRLEPGDHAAEAKGAVRFDELREALAPRQVIPIAIERRTVDERARERLEVLLNPPQDRRFDLSEIVAIYALAESRDLEEPAAREARERAPAVRTVGPFEASAGA encoded by the coding sequence ATGGCCCCTCGGGCACCGAGCCTCCCCCGCCGCGTCGCCGCGCTGCTCGACAAACGTCCGGTCAAGATCGCGCTCGCGATCTGCATCCTCGTCTCGCTCCTGCCCCTGCCCCGGCTGGAGAACGCGCTCCGGCCCGTCTTCCTCGTGGTCTTCACGATCGAGCTCGCGCTGCGCTGGATCGCCCTGCGCCGCCCCCGCGAGGAGATCAAGCGCTTCGAATGGTTTTTCCTCGTCGTCGATCTGCTCGCGCTCCTGAGCTTCGTGCCCTTCGAGCAGATCGGCGATCCCCGGTACGTGGCGCCGCTGCTCTCGCTCCGGCTCGCGCGGCTCTTGCTCCTCTTGCGGTTCGCCCGCGAGCTCGCGGCCGACGTGTACTCGATCGTGACGCGGCGCGAGCAGCTCCAGCAGTTCGGGCTCGTGACGGTCGCGGTCTGGTCGCTCGCGTTCGGCGCGGCCGTGGTGCTGGATCACCTGGCGATCCGCTACGATTACACGGGCGAGGGGATCGGGGCCGACGCTGATTTTTTCGATCGGGTGTGGTGGGCGTTCCGGCAGCTCGAGAGCGCGGACAACCTGGTCGGGTCGATCCGGGTGCCGGCGCCGATCGCGGTGCTCTCGCTGGGGCTCACGATCGTGGGCGTGTTCGTGGTGTCGTTCATCATCGGCATCGGCTCGAACATCGTCGATCAGGTGGTGCGGGCCGAGCGGCGGCGCACGGTCGATTACGACGAGCACTCGCTGGTGATCGGGCCGGTGCACGAGGCGGAGATGCTCGTGCGGGAGTTCGCGCGGCTCTACGAGCGGAACCGGATCCTGCGGAGCTTCTTCCGGCCGGTGGAGATCCTGCAATGGCTGCTCGGGCGCGGGGCGATGCCGCGCCGGCACGCCCTGCCGCGGATGGCGCTGCTCGGGACCACGGAGAATCCGCCCGGGTACCTCTACGAGCCGATGATGCGGTGGGTGATGTACCGCGAGGGCGACGGCTGGGATCCGGACGCGCTCGCGCGGGTGTCCGCGGCGACGGCGAAACGCGCGATCCTGCTGTCCCGCGCGGACGCGGGGCCCGACGCAGACGCGGTGACGACGATGACGCTCGCGTCGTTCCGCGCGCAGAACCACGACGCGCAGGTCTTCGTCGAGGTGGTGGAGAGCGAGAACCGCGCGCTCGTGATGGCGATCGGTGGACCTCATACGTTCCCGCTCGACATGCCGCGTTTCCTCGGTCTTTTTCTCTGCCAGCACCTCGTCACGCCGGGGGTCGAGGCGCTGTACACGGACCTCATGACGGCCGACGGGTCGGAGTTCTACACGCACATGTTCGTGGAGCCCGGCGAGGCGGAGGCGATCGAGGCGCTCGGCGGCGAGGACGGCTTTGTTCCTTTCGAACGGCTCGCGCGGGCGGCGTACGAGGAGCGCGGCGTGCTGCTCACCGGGGTTTTCCTGGGGGAGACGATGCCGCGGCGGACACGCGGGCTCGTGCCCGTGGCGAACCTGGAGCAATGGCTGAACCCGCTGCGTGATCCGGAGGTGGGCTCGGGCGCGTGGAAGCTCGGCGCGCGCGCGGGGCAGATCTCGACGAAGCTGCTGCGCGGGATCATCGGGGTCACGGCGACGTACGCGCCGCTGCGCAGGTACGGGCGGGATCTCGTGATGGGGCGCGGGATCACGCGGGCGGATCCACCGGAGGCGCCGCGGCCCGAGGTCCGCACGTGGGCCGAGGACACGCACATGGCGCGGGGGCTGCTCTCGCGCGTGCTCGTCGTGGGGTACAGCCCGGCGCTGCCGTCGATGGTGCAAGAGCTCGCGCGGTTCATGCCCGGCGTGGACGCGACGCTCGTGCTCGGCGAGCGCGGCGACGAGCGGATGCCGCTCGCGGCGCGCCTCGCGTCGCTCGGCATCGGCATCGAGCGGGACGTGCCGCCGCCGGGGCGCGAGGGCGTGACGATGCCGCTGGAGCACGGCGGGCGGGTGACCGTGTACACGCAACGCGGGCACGATCTCGCGTCGTTCGCGGTGGCGTGCGCGAAGAAGGGCGGGCCCGTGGGCGCGGTGATCTTCCTGAGCGAGCCCGACGCAGTGGATCGGGACGCGCGGACGACGCTGCGGCTGCTCCGGTTCGTGGCGGCGCTCGAGCGCGGCGAGCTCGCGCGGGGCGAGCGGCTGCACGTGCTCGCGGAGTTCGCCTCGGTGCAGAAGGGCGAGCACGCGCGGAGGCTCGTGGACGCGAAGAAATGCGGGTTCGCGTCGGCGGACAGGCTGCGGCTCTCGCTCGTGAGCACCGACCGGATCAAGAACTACTTCATGGTGCACAGCGCGTTCGTGCCCGGCGTGACCGCGCTTTACGACGAGATCCTCGGCGAGTACGGGCAGGAGATCGTGCGGCTGGAGCCGGGGGACCACGCGGCGGAGGCGAAGGGCGCGGTGCGGTTCGACGAGCTGCGGGAGGCGCTCGCGCCGCGGCAGGTGATTCCGATCGCGATCGAGCGGCGGACGGTGGACGAGCGCGCGCGGGAGCGGCTGGAGGTGCTGCTCAACCCGCCGCAGGACCGGAGGTTCGATCTGTCGGAGATCGTGGCGATCTACGCGCTCGCCGAGAGCCGTGATCTCGAAGAGCCGGCCGCGCGGGAGGCGCGGGAGCGAGCGCCCGCGGTGCGGACGGTGGGGCCGTTCGAGGCCTCTGCGGGCGCTTGA
- a CDS encoding vWA domain-containing protein: protein MTNRWLRVPRTRRALAASLLALCAGGLILHRAPLGTRTNVAFASPSEGGAGATFSGPGARGSITLTQSRVFGGSEARISAVLRIKADPADTRERAPLALAIVLDTSGSMKTESKMKQAKEAVVELIRELRDDDQITFVRYASDYEVLQPLARVGDVRERLLAVISELSASGGTNIPPALSQGMGTLADASPGRVKRVVLVSDGLDNGRIEATRIARDGVEDRVTVSSLGIGLDFDPGYMGGVAEAGRGNFAFVKDGAALRTFLRRELEETAATTVEATEARLVLPEGVRFVRAIGAEARTEDDGREVRLRIGSLFAGDERRVVVELAANAEAGEKLSIGGEVGWSLVGGERTRVALSPLDLQGTADAREAERSVDRATFAEATSALASSRQIEAAAALEQGDMQAAQRIVEENIGALKAAAAAAPAPAATAIQAQVDAYERDKKEIHAAPPKSAGAKAAARSMADKEFSNLGRAASY, encoded by the coding sequence ATGACGAACCGATGGCTCCGTGTCCCCCGCACCCGCCGCGCGCTCGCCGCGAGCCTGCTCGCGCTGTGCGCAGGAGGGCTCATCCTGCACAGGGCGCCGCTCGGCACGCGGACGAATGTGGCGTTCGCGAGCCCGAGCGAAGGAGGCGCGGGCGCGACGTTCTCGGGGCCCGGCGCGCGCGGGTCGATCACGTTGACGCAATCGCGCGTGTTCGGCGGGAGCGAGGCGCGGATCTCGGCGGTGCTGCGGATCAAGGCCGACCCGGCAGACACGCGGGAGCGGGCGCCGCTCGCGCTCGCGATCGTGCTCGATACGTCGGGCTCGATGAAGACCGAGAGCAAGATGAAGCAGGCCAAGGAAGCCGTGGTCGAGCTCATCCGCGAGCTGCGCGACGACGATCAGATCACGTTCGTGCGGTACGCGTCGGACTACGAGGTGCTGCAGCCGCTCGCGCGCGTGGGCGACGTGCGCGAGCGGCTCCTCGCGGTCATCTCGGAGCTCTCCGCGAGCGGAGGGACGAACATCCCGCCGGCGCTGTCGCAAGGGATGGGGACCCTGGCGGACGCCTCGCCGGGGCGCGTGAAGCGGGTGGTCTTGGTGAGCGACGGGCTCGACAACGGGCGCATCGAGGCAACACGGATCGCGCGGGACGGCGTGGAGGATCGGGTGACGGTGTCGTCGCTCGGGATCGGGCTCGACTTCGATCCGGGGTACATGGGCGGGGTCGCGGAGGCAGGGCGCGGGAACTTCGCGTTCGTGAAGGACGGCGCGGCCCTCCGGACGTTCCTGCGCCGCGAGCTCGAAGAGACGGCCGCGACGACGGTCGAGGCGACGGAGGCGCGGCTCGTGCTGCCCGAGGGCGTGCGGTTCGTCCGGGCGATCGGCGCGGAGGCGCGGACGGAAGACGACGGGCGTGAGGTGAGGTTGCGGATCGGCTCGCTCTTCGCGGGCGACGAGCGGCGCGTGGTCGTGGAGCTCGCGGCGAACGCGGAGGCAGGGGAAAAGCTCTCGATCGGCGGCGAAGTGGGCTGGTCGCTCGTGGGCGGAGAGCGGACACGCGTGGCGCTGTCGCCGCTCGATCTGCAAGGGACGGCCGACGCGCGGGAGGCGGAGCGCAGCGTGGATCGGGCGACGTTCGCGGAGGCGACGAGCGCGCTCGCGTCGAGCCGGCAAATCGAGGCGGCCGCGGCGCTGGAGCAAGGGGACATGCAGGCGGCGCAGCGGATCGTCGAAGAGAACATCGGCGCGCTGAAGGCCGCAGCGGCGGCGGCGCCCGCGCCGGCCGCGACGGCGATCCAGGCGCAGGTGGACGCGTACGAGCGGGACAAGAAGGAGATCCACGCGGCGCCGCCGAAGAGCGCGGGCGCGAAGGCGGCGGCGCGGAGCATGGCCGACAAGGAGTTCTCGAACCTCGGCCGCGCGGCTTCGTACTGA
- the grxD gene encoding Grx4 family monothiol glutaredoxin — protein MNLSEPLKQRIEALVRSDRVVLFMKGSRRFPQCGFSGAVVQILDAVLPSYTTVNVLEDPEIREGIKAYASWPTIPQLYIDGEFVGGADIIREMRESGELAQKLGGSAGGGSEVKAPKITISEAAKRAFTEAAADAPGELLRFEVSPRFEYGLFFGPRAEGDLEVDAGGLTVLVDPTSARRADGVSIDFVDGPEGAGFRIENPNEPPRVRQLSVRKLKEMLDAGERFEFVDVRTDKERAIARIEQAKLLDQAELERLEALPKDTPIVFHCHHGGRSRSAAEAFVGRGFSKVYNLEGGIDAWSVAVDPSVPRY, from the coding sequence ATGAATCTCAGTGAACCGCTCAAGCAGCGTATCGAGGCGCTCGTCCGGTCCGACCGCGTCGTGCTCTTCATGAAGGGCTCTCGCCGATTTCCGCAATGCGGGTTCTCCGGCGCCGTCGTGCAGATCCTGGACGCGGTGCTGCCCAGCTACACGACCGTGAACGTCCTCGAAGATCCCGAGATTCGCGAGGGCATCAAGGCCTACGCGAGCTGGCCCACGATCCCGCAGCTCTACATCGACGGCGAGTTCGTCGGCGGGGCCGACATCATCCGGGAGATGCGTGAGAGCGGCGAGCTCGCGCAGAAGCTCGGCGGGTCTGCGGGCGGCGGCAGCGAGGTCAAGGCGCCGAAGATCACGATCAGCGAGGCGGCCAAGCGCGCGTTCACCGAGGCCGCGGCCGACGCGCCGGGCGAGCTGCTCCGCTTCGAGGTGAGCCCGCGCTTCGAGTATGGGCTGTTTTTCGGGCCGCGCGCCGAGGGCGACCTCGAGGTCGACGCGGGGGGCCTCACGGTCCTCGTCGACCCGACGAGCGCGCGCCGGGCCGACGGCGTCTCCATCGATTTCGTGGACGGCCCCGAGGGCGCCGGCTTCCGGATCGAGAACCCGAACGAGCCGCCGCGCGTCCGTCAGCTCTCCGTGCGCAAGCTGAAGGAGATGCTCGACGCGGGCGAGCGCTTCGAGTTCGTCGACGTCCGCACCGACAAAGAGCGCGCCATTGCGCGGATCGAGCAGGCGAAGCTCCTCGATCAGGCCGAGCTCGAGCGTCTCGAAGCGCTGCCCAAGGACACGCCCATCGTCTTCCATTGCCACCACGGCGGCCGCAGCCGCTCGGCGGCCGAGGCGTTCGTGGGGCGAGGTTTTTCCAAGGTATACAACCTCGAGGGGGGCATCGACGCCTGGTCGGTCGCGGTGGATCCCTCGGTTCCGCGGTATTGA
- a CDS encoding BolA/IbaG family iron-sulfur metabolism protein translates to MSYHMTTFQGSIPAAIEQAIKEKISDAVVEVQGGGGHFEISVTSVVFAGKNTLEKHRLVLGAIAHLMAGNDAPVHAVDKLNTRVPS, encoded by the coding sequence GTGTCCTACCACATGACCACGTTCCAGGGCTCGATCCCGGCGGCGATCGAGCAGGCCATCAAGGAAAAGATCAGCGACGCCGTGGTGGAGGTGCAGGGCGGGGGAGGGCATTTCGAGATCTCCGTCACCAGCGTCGTCTTCGCGGGCAAGAACACGCTGGAGAAGCACCGCCTCGTCCTCGGCGCGATCGCGCACCTCATGGCAGGCAACGACGCCCCCGTCCACGCCGTCGACAAGCTGAATACCCGCGTCCCCTCCTGA
- a CDS encoding amidohydrolase translates to MFRSAFFAATLAPLALGCGASPAPAPQSRPPADFVFLGGAVRTMDPARPEASAIAVRGDRIVAVGTDAEVGSFIGPETRVERLSGRAVIPGLVDGHCHLHGLGAALESLDVRGKKSPEDVARLVAAEAKGRASGEWITGRGWDQNLFTPAAFPTHAPLDAAVPDHPVALTRIDGHALWANAAALRLAGIDEKTTDPPGGRILRDAAGAPTGVFIDNAMDLVTAKIPGEPPEVTERRILRASERALSLGLTGVHEMGIDDATVAVYRKLAAEGRLPIRVVAYLAGGPNLSALSQRKPDIDPQGTSMFVLRGVKLFADGALGSRGATLLAPYADEPKSVGISITDRKTLTESAHIIADAGFQLAVHAIGDRANRDVLDAFAALGEGRARALRFRIEHAQVLAPEDLPRFAALGVLASMQPTHATSDMPWAPARLGPDRLRGAYAWRSLLDSGARLVFGSDFPVEEPSPLLGLWAAVSRQDPSGAPPGGFLPEQRITLDEALAAFTAGPAYASFTEATHGRIAPGYVADLTVFAGALAADRSLLDAKIDRVILGGKVAFGAAIPKPEAP, encoded by the coding sequence ATGTTCCGAAGCGCCTTCTTCGCGGCGACCCTCGCGCCCCTGGCCCTCGGCTGTGGGGCTTCCCCCGCGCCCGCCCCGCAATCACGACCTCCCGCGGATTTCGTGTTCCTGGGCGGCGCCGTCCGCACGATGGATCCGGCGCGCCCCGAGGCCAGTGCGATCGCCGTGCGGGGCGATCGAATCGTCGCGGTCGGCACGGATGCCGAGGTCGGCTCGTTCATCGGGCCGGAGACCCGCGTGGAGCGGCTCTCCGGCCGCGCCGTGATCCCCGGCCTCGTCGACGGCCATTGCCACCTCCACGGCCTCGGCGCCGCGCTCGAGAGCCTCGACGTGCGCGGCAAGAAGAGCCCCGAGGACGTCGCCCGGCTCGTCGCGGCCGAGGCAAAAGGCCGCGCCTCGGGCGAATGGATCACCGGCCGCGGCTGGGATCAAAATCTTTTCACTCCCGCCGCGTTTCCCACGCACGCCCCGCTCGACGCCGCAGTCCCCGATCACCCCGTCGCGCTCACCCGCATCGACGGTCACGCTCTATGGGCCAACGCGGCGGCCCTGCGCCTCGCCGGCATCGATGAAAAGACCACCGATCCCCCGGGCGGCCGCATTCTACGTGACGCGGCCGGCGCGCCCACCGGCGTCTTCATCGACAATGCGATGGATCTCGTCACGGCGAAGATCCCCGGCGAACCACCCGAGGTGACCGAGCGCCGCATCCTGCGCGCCTCCGAACGCGCTCTTTCGCTCGGGCTCACGGGCGTGCACGAGATGGGCATCGACGACGCGACCGTCGCTGTCTACCGCAAGCTCGCGGCCGAGGGCCGGCTCCCGATCCGCGTGGTTGCCTATCTGGCGGGCGGGCCGAACCTCTCCGCCTTGTCGCAACGAAAACCCGACATCGACCCGCAAGGCACGTCCATGTTCGTCCTGCGCGGGGTCAAGCTCTTCGCCGACGGCGCCCTCGGCTCCCGCGGCGCCACGCTCCTCGCGCCCTACGCCGACGAGCCGAAGAGCGTGGGCATTTCGATCACGGACCGGAAAACCCTCACCGAATCGGCGCATATCATCGCCGACGCGGGATTCCAGCTTGCGGTGCACGCCATCGGCGACCGCGCCAACCGCGACGTGCTCGACGCCTTCGCCGCCCTCGGCGAGGGCCGGGCGCGCGCGCTTCGTTTTCGTATCGAGCATGCGCAGGTCCTCGCGCCCGAGGATCTTCCGCGGTTCGCCGCGCTCGGCGTCCTCGCCTCCATGCAGCCGACCCACGCCACGAGCGACATGCCCTGGGCCCCGGCGCGCCTCGGCCCCGACCGTCTGCGCGGCGCGTATGCCTGGCGCTCGCTGCTCGACAGCGGGGCGCGTCTCGTCTTCGGCTCCGATTTCCCTGTCGAAGAGCCCTCGCCCCTCCTCGGCCTGTGGGCCGCCGTCAGCCGCCAGGATCCCTCGGGCGCCCCGCCGGGCGGCTTCTTGCCCGAGCAACGCATCACCCTCGACGAGGCGCTCGCCGCCTTTACCGCGGGCCCGGCCTACGCCTCCTTCACCGAGGCCACCCACGGCCGCATCGCCCCCGGCTACGTCGCCGATCTGACCGTCTTTGCCGGGGCCCTCGCCGCGGATCGATCGCTGCTCGACGCGAAGATCGACCGCGTGATCCTGGGCGGCAAGGTGGCGTTCGGCGCCGCGATCCCGAAACCGGAGGCCCCGTGA
- a CDS encoding N-ATPase subunit AtpR → MTNLVLRVLLFLALGFALGWAHAKAIAEGERIHRETGERARPTIIFVLRLVLLCVGFGLIGKSGSMPLLASLLGFVVARLVRRRGVKLPQS, encoded by the coding sequence GTGACGAACCTCGTCCTTCGCGTGCTCCTCTTCCTCGCCCTCGGATTCGCGCTCGGCTGGGCGCATGCCAAGGCCATTGCCGAGGGCGAGCGAATTCACCGCGAGACGGGGGAGCGCGCGCGCCCCACGATCATCTTCGTCCTCCGCCTCGTCCTCCTTTGCGTCGGGTTTGGCTTGATTGGAAAATCCGGCTCCATGCCGCTCCTCGCCTCCCTCCTCGGATTTGTCGTCGCGCGGCTCGTACGCCGCCGTGGCGTGAAGCTGCCACAAAGTTGA